A window of Littorina saxatilis isolate snail1 linkage group LG7, US_GU_Lsax_2.0, whole genome shotgun sequence contains these coding sequences:
- the LOC138971117 gene encoding buccalin-like, whose translation MGSSRIEPAALAACVYLPLLLVASFCHADSPSNELHEVEKRDTTIPDVAVASDADKRSAMDSKAFFGRLGKRMDSFGFRGQLGKRMDSYGFRGQLGKRMDSYGFRGQLGKRMDSYGFRGQLGKRMDSYGFRGQLGKRMDSYGFRGQLGKRGLDTNGFFARLGKRSGMDNYGFRGQLGKRGMDNFGFMGQLGKRGIDNYSFRGQLGKRGLDNYSFRGQLGKRGVDNYGFMGQLGKRGIDNYSFRGQLGKRGVDNYGFMGPLGKREVETQDAAAEALPLEEYEEATVDNGETENSLATRTKRSTDDFMFLPQLGKRYDSMMFGPQLGKRPMDNMMFGPQLGKRPMDNMMFGPQLGKRPMDSMMFGPQLGKRRMDSMMFGPQLGKRRMDSMMFGPQLGKRRMDSMMFGPQLGKRRMDSMMFGPQLGKRAMDSMMFGPQLGKRSEDSAMVAPQLSKRQRIDNLMFGGRLGKRDVSGKEEPREMEEGDAAASS comes from the exons ATGGGGTCTTCAAGAATCGAACCCGCAGCCCTTGCAGCCTGTGTGTACCTCCCTTTACTCCTCGTGGCCTCCTTTTGCCACGCGGATTCTCCATCCAACGAACTGCACGAAGTTGAGAAAAGAGACACTACCATCCCTGATGTAGCTGTCGCCTCAGATGCCGACAAACGTTCCGCCATGGATAGCAAAGCCTTTTTCGGGCGGCTCGGCAAACGCATGGACTCTTTTGGCTTTAGAGGCCAGCTTGGCAAACGCATGGACTCTTATGGCTTTAGAGGCCAGCTTGGCAAACGCATGGACTCTTATGGTTTCAGAGGCCAGCTCGGCAAACGCATGGACTCTTATGGCTTTAGAGGCCAGCTTGGCAAACGCATGGACTCTTATGGTTTCAGAGGCCAGCTTGGCAAACGCATGGACTCTTATGGTTTTAGAGGTCAGCTTGGCAAACGGGGACTAGACACAAACGGCTTTTTCGCGCGCCTTGGCAAACGAAGTGGTATGGATAACTATGGATTCCGCGGGCAACTCGGCAAGCGAGGAATGGATAATTTTGGATTCATGGGACAGCTCGGAAAACGAGGAATAGATAACTATAGTTTCAGGGGACAACTCGGAAAACGAGGATTAGATAACTATAGTTTCAGGGGACAACTCGGAAAACGCGGAGTGGATAACTACGGCTTCATGGGACAGCTCGGAAAACGAGGAATAGATAACTATAGTTTCAGGGGTCAACTCGGAAAACGCGGAGTGGATAACTACGGCTTCATGGGACCGCTAGGCAAACGTGAGGTTGAGACCCAAGACGCTGCAGCGGAGGCACTACCACTAGAGGAATATGAAGAAGCCACGGTGGACAATGGCGAAACCGAAAACAGCCTTGCCACGCGCACCAAACGCAGCACCGACGACTTCATGTTCTTGCCCCAGCTTGGAAAGCGCTATGATAGCATGATGTTCGGGCCACAACTGGGCAAAAGACCCATGGATAACATGATGTTCGGACCGCAGCTGGGCAAAAGACCCATGGATAACATGATGTTCGGACCGCAGCTGGGCAAAAGACCCATGGATAGCATGATGTTCGGACCGCAGCTTGGCAAAAGACGCATGGATAGCATGATGTTCGGACCGCAGCTTGGCAAAAGACGCATGGATAGCATGATGTTCGGACCGCAGCTGGGCAAAAGACGCATGGATAGCATGATGTTCGGACCGCAGCTGGGCAAAAGACGCATGGATAGCATGATGTTCGGACCGCAGCTGGGCAAGCGGGCAATGGACAGTATGATGTTTGGACCGCAGCTGGGCAAACGGTCCGAAGACAGCGCCATGGTCGCGCCACAGTTGAGCAAACGACAAAGGATAGACAACCTGATGTTCGGGGGAAGACTGGGCAAGAGAGACGTCTCAGGGAAAGAAGAACCGAGGGAAATGGAG GAAGGTGATGCAGCAGCGTCATCGTGA